One region of Triticum aestivum cultivar Chinese Spring chromosome 6B, IWGSC CS RefSeq v2.1, whole genome shotgun sequence genomic DNA includes:
- the LOC123136487 gene encoding thiosulfate/3-mercaptopyruvate sulfurtransferase 1, mitochondrial isoform X2: protein MQRNLESKSAPAAISPSPPLLEILETTKAARRPMAQDDPVVSAQWLQQHLGQPDIKVLDASWYMPQESRDPWQEYQVAHIPGALFFDIDGIVNRTTALPHMLPSEEAFAAAVSALGINNHDKVVVYDGKGFFSAPRVWWMFRVLGHDKVWVLDGGFPQWQASGFNIASSCPDDAVLKSKAANRAVEAAYNGKLANAATFQTEFRPQLLWTLEKVKQNVAAKAHQVVDARAKGRFDGVMPEPRKGVRSGHIPGAKCVPFPEMFDGAQTLLPADELSKKFEQEGISLDHPIVVTCGSGVTACILALGLYRIGKHDVPVYDGSWTEWEAQPDNDYPKVASTAP from the exons ATGCAGAGGAATTTAGAATCCAAATCGGCTCCGGCGGCCATATCTCCATCTCCACCCTTGCTGGAAATCCTCGAGACAACCAAG GCAGCACGGCGGCCAATGGCGCAGGACGATCCGGTTGTCTCTGCGCAATGGCTGCAGCAGCACCTAGGGCAGCCCGATATCAAG GTATTGGATGCTTCCTGGTACATGCCACAAGAGAGCAGGGACCCATGGCAAGAATACCAG GTGGCCCATATTCCTGGCGCGCTGTTCTTCGACATTGATGGAATCGTCAATCGGACGACTGCT TTGCCACACATGCTGCCATCAGAAGAGGCTTTTGCAGCAGCAGTTTCCGCACTTGGTATCAATAACCATgataaagttgttgtttatgatGGAAAGGGCTTCTTCAGTGCGCCTCGTGTTTGGTG GATGTTCAGAGTTCTTGGACATGATAAAGTTTGGGTCTTAGATGGAGGTTTCCCTCAGTGGCAAGCTTCTGGATTCAACATTGCAAGCAGCTGCCCTGATGATGCAGTTCTGAAGTCCAAAGCAGCAAATAGGGCTGTTGAAGCAGCTTAtaatggtaaattg GCAAATGCTGCCACATTTCAAACAGAGTTTCGACCTCAGCTACTCTGGACACTAGAAAAG GTCAAACAAAATGTAGCTGCTAAAGCTCATCAAGTAGTTGATGCCCGAGCAAAGGGCAG ATTTGATGGTGTAATGCCAGAACCAAGGAAAGGAGTAAGAAGTGGGCATATACCTGGAGCTAAATGTGTTCCATTCCCTGAG ATGTTTGATGGTGCACAAACGCTCCTCCCTGCAGATGAGCTATCAAAAAAGTTTGAGCAAGAAG GCATTTCGCTTGATCACCCGATTGTCGTCACATGTGGATCTGGTGTAACTGCCTGCATACTTGCCCTG GGCCTCTATAGAATCGGTAAGCATGACGTTCCAGTTTATGACGGATCTTGGACAGAATGGGAAGCGCAGCCCGATAATGATTACCCAAAGGTTGCTTCAACTGCCCCTTAA
- the LOC123136487 gene encoding thiosulfate/3-mercaptopyruvate sulfurtransferase 2 isoform X1 gives MVLYEDRSYAEEFRIQIGSGGHISISTLAGNPRDNQGESPNLLGPLPLKKIYFFAPRSLTCKLRSPISLLLRQAARRPMAQDDPVVSAQWLQQHLGQPDIKVLDASWYMPQESRDPWQEYQVAHIPGALFFDIDGIVNRTTALPHMLPSEEAFAAAVSALGINNHDKVVVYDGKGFFSAPRVWWMFRVLGHDKVWVLDGGFPQWQASGFNIASSCPDDAVLKSKAANRAVEAAYNGKLANAATFQTEFRPQLLWTLEKVKQNVAAKAHQVVDARAKGRFDGVMPEPRKGVRSGHIPGAKCVPFPEMFDGAQTLLPADELSKKFEQEGISLDHPIVVTCGSGVTACILALGLYRIGKHDVPVYDGSWTEWEAQPDNDYPKVASTAP, from the exons ATGGTACTGTACGAGGATCGATCGTATGCAGAGGAATTTAGAATCCAAATCGGCTCCGGCGGCCATATCTCCATCTCCACCCTTGCTGGAAATCCTCGAGACAACCAAGGCGAGAGCCCCAATCTTCTTGGCCCCCTGCCGTTAAAGAAAATTTACTTCTTCGCCCCACGTTCGTTGACCTGCAAGCTCCGCTCTCCAATCTCTCTGCTCTTGCGGCAGGCAGCACGGCGGCCAATGGCGCAGGACGATCCGGTTGTCTCTGCGCAATGGCTGCAGCAGCACCTAGGGCAGCCCGATATCAAG GTATTGGATGCTTCCTGGTACATGCCACAAGAGAGCAGGGACCCATGGCAAGAATACCAG GTGGCCCATATTCCTGGCGCGCTGTTCTTCGACATTGATGGAATCGTCAATCGGACGACTGCT TTGCCACACATGCTGCCATCAGAAGAGGCTTTTGCAGCAGCAGTTTCCGCACTTGGTATCAATAACCATgataaagttgttgtttatgatGGAAAGGGCTTCTTCAGTGCGCCTCGTGTTTGGTG GATGTTCAGAGTTCTTGGACATGATAAAGTTTGGGTCTTAGATGGAGGTTTCCCTCAGTGGCAAGCTTCTGGATTCAACATTGCAAGCAGCTGCCCTGATGATGCAGTTCTGAAGTCCAAAGCAGCAAATAGGGCTGTTGAAGCAGCTTAtaatggtaaattg GCAAATGCTGCCACATTTCAAACAGAGTTTCGACCTCAGCTACTCTGGACACTAGAAAAG GTCAAACAAAATGTAGCTGCTAAAGCTCATCAAGTAGTTGATGCCCGAGCAAAGGGCAG ATTTGATGGTGTAATGCCAGAACCAAGGAAAGGAGTAAGAAGTGGGCATATACCTGGAGCTAAATGTGTTCCATTCCCTGAG ATGTTTGATGGTGCACAAACGCTCCTCCCTGCAGATGAGCTATCAAAAAAGTTTGAGCAAGAAG GCATTTCGCTTGATCACCCGATTGTCGTCACATGTGGATCTGGTGTAACTGCCTGCATACTTGCCCTG GGCCTCTATAGAATCGGTAAGCATGACGTTCCAGTTTATGACGGATCTTGGACAGAATGGGAAGCGCAGCCCGATAATGATTACCCAAAGGTTGCTTCAACTGCCCCTTAA